The nucleotide sequence GAATAGATGAAGATTAGGGGTACCTGTAAAACTCAGTCAGAATATCATCTGAGGTTCCAGCGTTGAGTATATTATCCCATTCAAAACTTGAAAAGCAAGAGGAGAAGTTTTTAACAAACTCTATAGGCGTCTCTTTCTGCGGAATGACTACCGAAACAATGTCCACCCCCACCAGGCACAAAGGTTCGGATGCTATAGCAACGTAGTCGCCATGATGCGATGCATTGAAGTTAAAATTGGGAAAATCCACGCAAGCGTGGCCACATTCCTGAAAACAAAAGGACATTGTGCATATTCATAGTACAATGAACAAAGATACTAATGCTAATCCGTGATGGTAATACATATTCGGATCTTCATCAAAACCAATTTCAGTCAGAAAAAACAAGAACTGATGAGTGTAGTCATACCAGATACGGTTTGCCTTCCAAGGTGCGGTTGATGATAATTTCATGAAACGGAATTGCCAACACTTGATGTGCAAGAGCATACTGAAGCAAGCGGCTCACAAGCGCCCGCTTCCGGTCTTCCATCTGTACAAATCTACCAATGTCAAAATATAATGTACCTTCGTTAACGGTCTCAAACGATTGTTGATAAATTGAAACCGTAACAAAGAGCTTCAATgcttaatttcaaaaaacaacagTTCAACCCTCCTCTGTTCATCCATTCTATGTTCCTTATGAAAAGTGAAAACCAGAACTCAATACAA is from Pyrus communis chromosome 10, drPyrComm1.1, whole genome shotgun sequence and encodes:
- the LOC137746799 gene encoding uncharacterized protein isoform X2; translation: MEDRKRALVSRLLQYALAHQVLAIPFHEIIINRTLEGKPYLECGHACVDFPNFNFNASHHGDYVAIASEPLCLVGVDIVSVVIPQKETPIEFVKNFSSCFSSFEWDNILNAGTSDDILTEFYRYWCLKEAYVKAIGSGVAYGLDKVEFHHSCWTNISVHVEGKLMREWRFWLLELGKGHLVSIARGHPRSATESYMRTLKQVEFGEEEYQTALHLPNAGFVSRTVEQLVTVLQKARDH